The following proteins come from a genomic window of Ornithinimicrobium cryptoxanthini:
- a CDS encoding NAD(P)/FAD-dependent oxidoreductase: MNTTENRPKVLIIGSGFGGLFAARALKRADVDIQLIARTTHHLFQPLLYQVATGILSPGEIAPATREVLARQDNVQVELGEVTAVDLDARTVTASTLGVPRTLHYDHLIVAAGANQSWFGHDEFADYAPGMKSIDDALELRGRIFGAFELAELAAAEGRTADARAHTTFVVVGAGPTGVEMAGQLAELSHRTLRHDFRHIDPRDAKIYLMDAADAVLGSFDESLQRKTRTAMEKLGVDVLLEAKVVDVDARGLDYEDADGQRHRIDALTKVWAAGVAASPLASQLADQVGLEVDRSGRIPVRPDLTLPGHPDVYVIGDMMTLDGLPGVAQVAIQQARYAAKKIGSSLGGRASLDRRAVDEPFAYFDKGNMATISRFRAIAEIGRLKVTGFVAWLLWLGVHLVYIIGFKSRITTLLHWVVSFLGRGRSERTVTQQQVFGRLAMDQVDGLAERAGRNLGWRQQGKEGRPDLD; encoded by the coding sequence ATGAACACGACCGAGAACCGACCCAAGGTGCTCATCATCGGCTCTGGCTTCGGCGGGCTCTTCGCAGCCCGCGCGCTCAAGCGCGCCGACGTGGACATCCAGCTGATCGCCCGCACCACGCACCACTTGTTCCAGCCGCTGCTCTATCAGGTGGCCACGGGCATCCTGTCGCCCGGCGAGATCGCGCCGGCGACCCGTGAGGTGCTCGCCAGACAGGACAACGTCCAGGTCGAGCTGGGTGAGGTCACCGCGGTGGACCTGGACGCCAGGACGGTCACGGCCAGCACGCTGGGCGTGCCGCGCACGCTGCACTACGATCACCTCATCGTGGCGGCAGGCGCAAACCAGTCCTGGTTCGGCCACGACGAGTTCGCCGACTACGCACCCGGCATGAAGAGCATCGATGATGCTCTCGAGCTGAGGGGCCGGATCTTCGGTGCGTTCGAGCTGGCCGAGCTCGCCGCAGCCGAGGGACGGACCGCAGACGCACGGGCCCACACGACTTTCGTGGTGGTGGGCGCCGGTCCGACCGGTGTCGAGATGGCCGGGCAGCTGGCCGAGCTCTCCCACCGCACGCTGAGGCACGACTTCCGACACATCGACCCGCGCGACGCCAAGATCTATCTGATGGACGCCGCCGACGCGGTGCTCGGGTCGTTCGACGAGTCGCTCCAGCGCAAGACCCGCACCGCCATGGAGAAGCTCGGGGTGGACGTGCTGCTGGAGGCCAAGGTGGTGGACGTCGACGCACGCGGTCTTGACTACGAGGACGCCGATGGCCAACGGCACCGCATCGACGCGCTGACCAAGGTCTGGGCCGCCGGTGTGGCGGCCAGCCCTCTGGCGAGCCAGCTCGCCGACCAGGTGGGTCTCGAGGTGGACCGGTCAGGTCGCATTCCGGTGCGCCCGGACCTGACGCTGCCTGGCCACCCGGACGTCTACGTCATCGGGGACATGATGACCCTGGACGGCCTGCCAGGAGTCGCACAGGTCGCGATCCAGCAGGCTCGGTATGCCGCGAAGAAGATTGGCTCCTCACTCGGTGGTCGTGCCTCTCTGGACAGGAGGGCGGTGGACGAGCCGTTCGCCTACTTCGACAAGGGCAACATGGCCACGATCTCGCGGTTCCGCGCGATCGCTGAGATCGGCAGGCTCAAGGTCACCGGGTTCGTGGCCTGGCTGCTGTGGCTCGGCGTGCACCTGGTCTACATCATCGGGTTCAAGTCCCGCATCACGACGCTGCTGCACTGGGTCGTCAGCTTCCTGGGCCGGGGCCGCTCCGAGCGGACCGTCACCCAGCAGCAGGTCTTCGGCCGGCTCGCGATGGATCAGGTCGACGGACTGGCCGAGCGGGCTGGGCGCAACCTGGGGTGGCGCCAGCAGGGCAAAGAGGGCCGTCCAGACCTGGACTGA
- a CDS encoding M16 family metallopeptidase, whose product MSLDYPIASRTLDNGLRVLVSPDHTVPTVTVNIWVGVGSRHERPGRTGLAHLFEHLMFQGSANVGEGEHFSLLMEQGGTLNATTWFDRTNYFETVPTGALELALWLEADRQGRLLDAVTQANLDNQRDVVMEEKRQRYDNQPYGTAIADLGSLVFPEGHPYHHPTIGSMQDLDAATLADVHAFYQRHYTPGNTVLTLVGDIGAEEGLDLVEQHLGLLSAPTPQPQRPVPQLDPLEDAPRLSRAEDVPNDRLYLGFRLPVAHTPELLACAVALDAIGGLATSRLYRRLVRTEEVATTVSGASLGLIDGASLGFLGIDIADGADHVEVEEIVGAELERFAAEGPTVVELESSLADTERSWLEALAGHQERADLISHYALLHDDPQHINTYLDNVRAVTAEQVQEAAAAWLVPRARATVAFTMAADQTTDQTTDPTEEGVA is encoded by the coding sequence ATGTCGTTGGACTACCCGATCGCCTCGCGCACCCTGGACAACGGGCTGCGCGTGCTCGTCAGTCCCGACCACACGGTGCCCACCGTCACGGTCAACATCTGGGTGGGCGTCGGCTCACGGCACGAGCGCCCGGGACGCACCGGGCTGGCCCACCTCTTCGAACATCTCATGTTCCAGGGGTCGGCCAACGTCGGTGAGGGGGAACACTTCTCGCTGCTGATGGAGCAGGGGGGCACTCTCAACGCCACCACCTGGTTCGACCGCACCAACTACTTTGAGACCGTGCCCACCGGGGCGCTGGAGCTGGCCTTGTGGCTCGAGGCGGATCGGCAGGGGCGGCTGCTGGACGCGGTCACCCAGGCCAACCTGGACAACCAGCGTGACGTGGTCATGGAGGAGAAGCGCCAGCGCTACGACAACCAGCCCTACGGCACCGCGATCGCCGACCTGGGCAGCCTTGTCTTCCCTGAGGGTCACCCCTATCACCACCCGACGATCGGGTCGATGCAGGACCTGGACGCGGCCACGCTCGCCGACGTGCACGCGTTCTACCAACGTCACTACACCCCCGGCAACACCGTGCTCACCCTCGTGGGAGACATCGGGGCGGAGGAGGGGCTCGACCTGGTCGAGCAACACCTGGGGCTCCTGTCGGCGCCCACGCCCCAGCCCCAGCGACCCGTGCCGCAGCTCGACCCGCTCGAGGACGCGCCACGTCTCTCGCGCGCCGAGGACGTGCCCAACGACCGGCTCTATCTCGGGTTCCGGCTGCCCGTCGCGCACACCCCGGAGCTGCTCGCCTGCGCCGTCGCCCTGGACGCGATCGGTGGCCTGGCCACCAGTCGGCTCTATCGCCGGCTGGTGCGCACCGAGGAGGTGGCCACCACCGTGTCGGGCGCCTCGCTCGGACTGATCGACGGCGCGTCGCTGGGCTTCCTCGGGATCGACATCGCCGACGGCGCGGACCACGTCGAGGTCGAGGAGATTGTCGGTGCAGAGCTCGAGCGGTTCGCCGCCGAGGGCCCCACCGTGGTCGAGCTGGAGTCCTCCCTCGCCGACACCGAGCGGTCCTGGTTGGAGGCGCTCGCCGGACACCAGGAGCGGGCCGACCTGATCAGCCACTACGCGCTGCTGCACGACGATCCGCAGCACATCAACACCTATCTCGACAACGTCCGGGCGGTGACCGCCGAGCAGGTGCAGGAGGCCGCGGCAGCCTGGCTGGTGCCACGTGCCCGAGCGACCGTCGCGTTCACCATGGCCGCGGACCAGACCACGGACCAGACCACCGACCCGACCGAGGAGGGAGTGGCATGA
- a CDS encoding M16 family metallopeptidase, with amino-acid sequence MRQVAAGPRPEVAEPAPWSFPEPSRATLPNGLRVRAFDMPGQHVLSIQLGIPAPLAGEPRDLEGVALIMVRCLDLGTQRHTADEMAELLARKGIALHSAIGERGVVVQVDTISRNLPAALDLLVECLTEATFPDAEVRREVRHRLADIGQDRADPGSLASLHFIETYFDQGDRASRPAGGSRETVSRISAQDVRDYHARVMHPDGATLAVAGDLTGIPWEELLERAFRSWPSNPDHRPAPAPRGLRAAHAGRIVLVDRPGAVQTELQVGGPGPGRSDELGWGPYQVLSFAVGGAPQARIDRVLREERGYTYGIRAGFRPRSHGGLFTALGSVRGEVTVEAVEALLQILDLQGEDLTDAELNHAAGYQARTAPGRFATCEAVAGEAVSLALDELDVDFVTRTVNQVRTLQPQVAREAWDRHRGAPWTVVLVGDAQHADGIRALGRGQVDVVAQPREPSASPSRTDDAGTLA; translated from the coding sequence ATGAGGCAGGTTGCCGCAGGCCCGCGGCCCGAGGTCGCCGAACCCGCACCCTGGTCCTTCCCCGAACCCAGCCGCGCCACGTTGCCCAACGGCTTGCGGGTCCGGGCCTTCGACATGCCCGGGCAGCACGTCCTGAGCATCCAGCTCGGCATCCCCGCGCCACTGGCCGGCGAGCCGCGCGACCTTGAGGGTGTCGCCCTGATCATGGTCCGGTGTCTCGACCTGGGCACCCAGCGGCATACGGCCGACGAGATGGCCGAGCTGCTGGCCCGCAAGGGGATCGCGTTGCACAGCGCCATCGGCGAGCGCGGTGTGGTGGTGCAGGTAGACACGATCAGTCGCAACCTGCCAGCGGCCCTAGACCTGCTCGTGGAGTGCCTGACCGAGGCCACTTTCCCCGACGCAGAGGTGCGGCGCGAGGTCCGGCACCGGCTGGCCGACATCGGGCAGGACCGCGCCGACCCCGGCAGCCTCGCCTCGCTGCACTTCATCGAGACCTACTTCGACCAAGGCGACCGGGCGTCCCGACCCGCAGGAGGCAGCCGGGAGACCGTCTCGCGGATCTCCGCCCAAGACGTGCGCGACTACCACGCAAGGGTGATGCACCCCGACGGTGCGACCCTGGCGGTGGCCGGTGACCTGACCGGGATCCCGTGGGAGGAGCTGCTGGAGCGGGCCTTCCGGTCCTGGCCCAGCAACCCCGATCACCGGCCCGCGCCGGCCCCGCGCGGGCTCCGGGCGGCCCACGCGGGGCGCATCGTGCTGGTGGACCGTCCTGGCGCGGTGCAGACCGAGCTCCAGGTGGGCGGGCCGGGTCCGGGCCGCTCCGACGAGCTGGGCTGGGGCCCCTACCAGGTGCTCTCCTTCGCCGTCGGCGGTGCGCCGCAGGCGCGCATCGACCGGGTGCTGCGTGAGGAGCGCGGCTACACCTATGGCATCCGGGCCGGGTTCCGCCCCCGCTCGCACGGCGGGTTGTTCACCGCCCTGGGATCGGTCCGCGGCGAGGTCACGGTGGAGGCCGTGGAGGCCCTGCTGCAGATCCTGGACCTGCAGGGCGAGGACCTCACCGACGCCGAGCTCAACCACGCTGCCGGCTATCAGGCCCGCACCGCACCCGGCCGCTTCGCGACCTGCGAGGCGGTAGCGGGCGAGGCGGTGTCGCTGGCGTTGGACGAGCTGGACGTCGACTTCGTGACGCGCACGGTCAACCAGGTCCGGACGCTGCAGCCGCAGGTGGCCCGAGAGGCGTGGGACCGGCACCGCGGCGCACCGTGGACGGTGGTCCTGGTCGGTGACGCGCAGCACGCGGACGGGATCCGTGCCCTCGGCCGGGGTCAGGTCGACGTGGTGGCTCAGCCCCGGGAGCCGAGCGCCTCGCCGAGCCGGACGGACGACGCGGGCACGCTGGCATAG
- a CDS encoding M15 family metallopeptidase, with protein MRVAALTCLLTLAGGTGALAAPPQPALLTTLERPDEPTTLEQAEPQRLVAVITKEQAISPLDYEPVDLVTWPGTDFAVRAEVHDQLELLFAAAEDEGLGLRVISGYRSHDTQAGTYGWWLRHNGRASADATSARPGHSEHQTGLAVDVDSTSGECYLDQCFGDTDEGRWVARQAHAFGFVVSYPEGARDTTGYAYEPWHLRYVGPQVAADMHARGIALLQDYASVPASSVRLGEALGSRG; from the coding sequence ATGCGTGTCGCCGCTCTCACCTGCCTGTTGACCCTGGCCGGCGGCACGGGCGCGCTGGCCGCTCCCCCGCAGCCCGCGCTGTTGACCACCCTCGAACGCCCCGACGAGCCGACCACGCTCGAGCAGGCCGAGCCGCAACGGCTGGTCGCCGTGATCACCAAGGAGCAGGCCATCAGTCCGCTCGACTACGAGCCGGTCGACCTCGTGACCTGGCCGGGCACCGACTTCGCGGTGCGCGCCGAGGTGCACGACCAGCTCGAGCTGCTGTTTGCCGCTGCCGAGGACGAGGGACTGGGGCTGCGAGTGATCAGCGGCTATCGCTCGCACGACACCCAGGCCGGCACCTACGGCTGGTGGCTGCGCCACAACGGACGTGCCTCCGCCGACGCCACCAGCGCCCGCCCTGGTCACAGCGAGCACCAGACCGGGCTGGCGGTCGACGTGGACTCGACCTCGGGTGAGTGCTACCTCGACCAGTGCTTCGGAGACACGGACGAGGGGCGCTGGGTGGCCCGTCAGGCGCACGCGTTCGGCTTCGTGGTCTCCTACCCCGAGGGCGCACGCGACACCACGGGCTATGCCTACGAACCGTGGCACCTGCGTTATGTGGGTCCGCAGGTCGCCGCGGACATGCACGCTCGCGGGATCGCGCTGCTGCAGGACTATGCCAGCGTGCCCGCGTCGTCCGTCCGGCTCGGCGAGGCGCTCGGCTCCCGGGGCTGA
- a CDS encoding inositol monophosphatase family protein yields the protein MASFDDDLRLAHVLADSVERFTLDSFRAQDLDVQFKEDGTLVSRADTHTEELLRHQLGRTRPRDVVQGEELPTTGHGNRRWILDPIDGTVNYVRGVPVWATLIGLVVDDVPVVGLVAAPALNRRWWAATGSGSWTGRSLSRATRISVSDTSRIEHSSLSYADLNSWSDHPRREGFLRLAGRCWRTRAYGDFWSHVLVAEGAVDIGIEPALAVHDMAALAPILTEAGGRLSDLDGTDGPFGSSAVSSNGQLHDGILSLLNDGLVGPDDDGHGA from the coding sequence ATGGCCTCCTTCGACGATGATCTGCGCCTCGCCCACGTCCTGGCTGACTCGGTCGAGCGGTTCACGCTGGACTCCTTCCGCGCTCAGGACCTGGACGTGCAGTTCAAGGAGGACGGCACCCTGGTCAGCCGCGCCGACACGCACACCGAGGAGCTGCTGCGCCACCAGCTCGGCCGGACCCGCCCCCGTGATGTGGTCCAGGGTGAGGAGCTCCCCACGACAGGACACGGCAACCGCCGCTGGATCCTGGACCCGATCGACGGGACCGTCAACTACGTGCGCGGCGTGCCCGTCTGGGCCACGCTGATCGGCCTGGTCGTCGATGACGTGCCCGTGGTGGGCCTGGTCGCAGCGCCGGCTTTGAACCGCCGCTGGTGGGCCGCCACAGGATCAGGCTCCTGGACTGGCCGGTCACTGTCGCGCGCGACGCGGATCTCGGTCTCGGACACCTCCCGGATCGAACACTCGTCACTGTCCTACGCCGACCTCAACTCCTGGTCCGACCATCCGCGCCGCGAGGGCTTCCTCCGTCTGGCCGGACGGTGCTGGCGCACGCGGGCCTACGGCGACTTCTGGAGCCACGTCCTGGTGGCCGAGGGTGCGGTGGACATCGGCATCGAGCCCGCCCTCGCCGTGCACGACATGGCTGCCCTCGCCCCGATCCTCACCGAGGCCGGCGGACGGCTGTCCGACCTGGATGGCACGGACGGCCCCTTCGGCAGCAGCGCGGTGAGCTCCAACGGTCAGCTGCACGACGGCATACTGTCGCTCCTCAACGACGGACTGGTCGGACCGGACGACGACGGCCACGGTGCCTGA
- the rsgA gene encoding ribosome small subunit-dependent GTPase A encodes MSGYDHLDESAVRVRPSRRGSRPRTKERPAHKDAQEALVTAVDRGRYTTRLDGRPVTAMRARELGRKSIVVGDHVGLVGDISGGPDALARIVRVLPRSSVLRRSADDSDRVERVIVANADQMVLVTALADPEPRPRMIDRCLVAAYDAGLDPLLVLTKSDLASPDELLEIYRPLNVPYVVTSLDPSGGHGMGVDTVREHLRDRISVLVGHSGVGKSTLVNALVPDALRTTGVVNDVTGRGRHTSSSAVALELPGGGWVVDTPGVRSFGLGHVDPGSFIEHFPDLAEGAEQCPRGCSHDEPGCALDAWVASGRAGAFGAARLESLRRLLRSRTGESADGGGIS; translated from the coding sequence GTGAGCGGCTACGACCACCTCGACGAGTCGGCCGTGCGCGTGCGGCCCTCACGACGGGGCAGCCGTCCGCGCACCAAGGAGCGCCCGGCCCACAAGGACGCGCAGGAGGCGCTGGTCACGGCGGTGGACCGCGGCCGCTACACCACGCGTCTGGATGGTCGCCCGGTGACCGCGATGCGTGCCCGAGAGCTGGGGCGCAAGAGCATCGTGGTGGGTGACCACGTCGGCCTGGTCGGCGACATCAGCGGAGGGCCCGACGCGTTGGCGCGCATCGTCCGGGTGCTCCCGCGCAGCTCGGTGCTGCGCCGGTCGGCCGACGACTCGGACCGGGTCGAGCGGGTGATCGTGGCCAACGCCGACCAGATGGTGCTGGTCACCGCCCTGGCCGACCCGGAGCCCCGCCCACGGATGATCGACCGGTGCCTGGTCGCTGCCTACGACGCCGGGTTGGACCCGCTCCTTGTGCTGACCAAGTCTGACCTGGCCAGCCCCGACGAGCTGCTGGAGATCTACCGGCCCCTCAACGTGCCCTATGTTGTGACCTCGCTCGACCCGTCCGGCGGCCACGGGATGGGCGTCGACACGGTGCGGGAGCATCTTCGTGACCGGATCAGCGTCCTGGTCGGACACTCAGGTGTCGGCAAGTCCACGTTGGTCAACGCACTGGTCCCCGATGCGCTGCGCACGACCGGAGTCGTCAACGACGTGACCGGGCGGGGGCGCCACACGTCCAGCAGCGCGGTGGCCCTCGAACTGCCCGGTGGCGGCTGGGTCGTCGACACTCCCGGCGTGCGCTCGTTCGGTCTCGGGCACGTCGACCCCGGCTCCTTCATCGAGCACTTCCCCGACCTGGCCGAGGGGGCCGAGCAGTGCCCCCGCGGGTGCAGCCACGACGAGCCCGGGTGCGCCCTCGACGCCTGGGTGGCCTCCGGCCGCGCCGGGGCCTTCGGCGCTGCTCGGCTCGAGTCCCTGCGGCGCCTGCTGCGCAGTCGCACCGGTGAGTCGGCGGACGGCGGGGGCATTTCCTAG
- the aroA gene encoding 3-phosphoshikimate 1-carboxyvinyltransferase, which yields MAHQERRARGQPGVPARGQERRLSPVRQAALLIPVVWSAPAARGPVTGTVVVPGSKSLTNRHLLLASLADGPTTLHGALVSRDADLMLGAIQALGVAVERTPDDATWVLTPPTALRAGGRIDCGLAGTVLRFVPPVAALAGGPVEFDGDAAARTRPIAPLLTALAELGVEVDHGGRHTLPFTVLGTGSVRGGEVGVDASASSQFVSALLLAAPRFEQGLTLRHTGERLPSLPHIEMTVQTLRGAGVQVDTPSRGVWHVSPGLVSGREVTVEPDLSSAAPFLAAAAATGGTVTIGGWPTSTTQAGDRMREILSTMGAQVELAPPVLNTGPNDGATGRGHGGTGTHNGSPGSETTKTAVLTVTGPPPGQLRGADLDLHDVGELTPVVAALAALAATPSRLSGIAHLRGHETDRLAALESELCRLGGDVTQTEDGLDISPTRLFPAQLQTYEDHRMVMAAAVLALAVPGTEVLGAGTVAKTFPSFERVWTSLVLGAGATAPAGDALR from the coding sequence GTGGCGCACCAAGAACGCCGCGCACGTGGCCAGCCTGGAGTCCCAGCTCGCGGCCAAGAACGCCGCCTCAGCCCTGTCCGACAAGCTGCCCTTCTGATCCCGGTGGTCTGGTCTGCACCCGCTGCGCGGGGTCCCGTCACGGGAACGGTCGTGGTGCCCGGCAGCAAGTCGCTGACCAACCGGCATCTGCTGCTGGCCTCCCTGGCAGATGGCCCCACCACGCTGCACGGGGCGCTCGTCTCCCGTGACGCAGACCTGATGCTGGGTGCGATCCAGGCGCTGGGAGTCGCGGTGGAGCGCACCCCCGACGACGCCACGTGGGTGCTGACGCCGCCGACGGCACTGCGCGCCGGTGGCCGCATCGACTGCGGGCTCGCTGGCACGGTCCTGCGCTTCGTCCCGCCGGTGGCGGCACTGGCAGGGGGCCCGGTCGAGTTCGACGGCGACGCAGCTGCGCGCACCCGACCGATCGCCCCACTGCTGACCGCCCTGGCTGAGCTCGGCGTCGAGGTGGACCACGGCGGCCGGCACACGCTGCCGTTCACGGTCCTAGGGACCGGCAGCGTGCGCGGTGGCGAGGTCGGGGTGGACGCCTCAGCCAGCTCGCAGTTCGTCAGCGCCCTGCTGCTGGCTGCTCCACGCTTCGAGCAGGGGCTGACGCTGAGGCACACGGGCGAGCGGCTGCCCAGCCTCCCCCACATCGAGATGACCGTGCAGACGCTGCGCGGGGCGGGCGTGCAGGTGGACACGCCGTCCCGCGGGGTGTGGCACGTGTCCCCCGGCCTCGTCTCCGGGCGCGAGGTCACGGTCGAGCCCGACCTGTCCTCGGCCGCGCCGTTCCTGGCCGCAGCCGCCGCGACGGGGGGCACGGTCACGATCGGCGGCTGGCCCACCTCGACCACCCAGGCCGGTGACCGGATGCGCGAGATCCTGAGCACCATGGGCGCCCAGGTCGAGCTGGCGCCGCCGGTCTTGAACACCGGTCCCAACGACGGGGCGACCGGCCGGGGCCACGGCGGCACCGGAACCCACAACGGGTCCCCCGGGTCCGAGACGACGAAGACCGCCGTCCTGACCGTCACCGGTCCACCCCCCGGGCAGCTGCGCGGCGCCGACCTCGACCTGCACGACGTCGGGGAGCTGACCCCCGTGGTCGCGGCCCTCGCGGCCCTCGCAGCCACCCCGTCCCGGCTGTCCGGGATCGCCCACCTGCGGGGTCACGAGACCGACCGGCTGGCGGCCCTGGAGTCGGAGCTGTGCCGGCTCGGCGGGGACGTCACCCAGACCGAGGACGGCCTCGACATCTCGCCGACCCGCCTCTTTCCGGCGCAGCTGCAGACCTACGAGGACCACCGGATGGTGATGGCCGCTGCCGTCCTGGCCCTCGCTGTCCCGGGCACCGAGGTGCTGGGAGCAGGGACGGTCGCCAAGACCTTCCCGTCCTTTGAGCGGGTGTGGACCTCCCTGGTCCTGGGCGCCGGCGCGACGGCCCCCGCGGGGGATGCCCTCCGGTGA
- a CDS encoding DoxX family membrane protein, which translates to MVFRKLARPLLASAFITRGVDALQHPGTRIPAAQKFSESVAEPLGLPQDPELLVRVNGAVMAGAGALLALGKMPRLAGVALTLSLVPATLFEHRFWEESDAEVKAAEKKQFFGNLGLLGGVLLASLDTAGAPGLAWRTKNAAHVASLESQLAAKNAASALSDKLPF; encoded by the coding sequence ATGGTCTTCCGCAAGCTCGCCCGCCCCCTGCTCGCGAGCGCCTTCATCACCCGTGGCGTCGACGCGCTGCAGCACCCCGGCACCCGGATCCCGGCCGCCCAGAAGTTCTCGGAGAGCGTCGCTGAGCCCCTCGGCCTGCCCCAGGACCCCGAGCTGCTGGTGCGCGTCAACGGCGCCGTGATGGCCGGCGCCGGTGCGCTGCTGGCCCTGGGCAAGATGCCCCGACTGGCGGGCGTGGCGCTCACGCTCAGCCTGGTGCCGGCCACGCTGTTCGAGCACCGTTTCTGGGAGGAGTCCGACGCCGAGGTCAAGGCGGCGGAGAAGAAGCAGTTCTTCGGCAACCTCGGTCTGCTCGGTGGAGTCCTGCTCGCCTCGCTCGACACGGCCGGCGCCCCCGGTCTGGCGTGGCGCACCAAGAACGCCGCGCACGTGGCCAGCCTGGAGTCCCAGCTCGCGGCCAAGAACGCCGCCTCAGCCCTGTCCGACAAGCTGCCCTTCTGA
- a CDS encoding alpha/beta family hydrolase, with protein MSANGEWVTLRTGQGPARVQVHPVAGAARGTLVLGHGAGGGTDAKDLQSLLTATAHGWHVGLVEQPWRVAGRKIATRPPTLDAAWRDVLAALLADDGPLPAAAGLPLVVGGRSAGARVACRTSAGDPEAGLARADGVLCLAFPLHPPGKPDKSRASELALPLGEHIPTLVVQGSADPFGSPAEVMEAVASEPGAATHLQVVEVPGNHSPSRDQPLVTSAALAWLDRLG; from the coding sequence GTGAGCGCCAACGGCGAGTGGGTCACCCTCCGGACCGGGCAGGGCCCCGCCCGGGTGCAGGTGCACCCGGTCGCGGGGGCGGCGCGTGGCACCCTCGTGCTGGGCCACGGGGCCGGTGGGGGCACGGACGCCAAGGACCTGCAGAGCCTGCTCACCGCCACCGCCCACGGCTGGCACGTCGGCCTGGTCGAGCAACCCTGGCGGGTGGCCGGCCGCAAGATCGCCACCCGACCGCCGACCCTCGACGCCGCGTGGCGCGACGTCCTTGCCGCCCTGCTGGCCGACGACGGCCCCCTCCCCGCCGCGGCAGGACTGCCGCTGGTGGTGGGTGGACGCAGCGCAGGGGCCCGCGTCGCATGCCGCACGAGCGCAGGTGACCCTGAGGCCGGGTTGGCACGCGCGGACGGTGTCCTCTGCCTCGCCTTCCCCCTGCACCCGCCCGGCAAGCCAGACAAGTCACGCGCCTCAGAGCTGGCGCTGCCGCTGGGTGAGCACATCCCGACGCTGGTCGTGCAGGGCAGCGCTGACCCGTTCGGCTCACCGGCAGAGGTGATGGAGGCGGTCGCGTCGGAGCCGGGCGCCGCCACACACCTCCAGGTGGTCGAGGTGCCCGGCAACCACTCACCCTCGCGCGACCAGCCCCTGGTCACCAGCGCTGCCCTGGCCTGGCTCGACCGGTTAGGTTAG
- a CDS encoding SOS response-associated peptidase: MCGRYAATADPDELIEAFEVEVDATAETSRSVLVNPQSPPAGTPDYNMAPSKMAPVALTRVPRAAAGEQTAETDPVRQLRLLTWGLVPAWAKDPKVGLRMINARAESLLEKPAFAKAAAARRCLVPAEGWFEWQASPVARDAKGKPRKQPFFMHRGDGDQLGLAGLYEFWRDKSAADDDPAAWVVSFTIITTAAEEGLDRVHDRQPLVLERSLWQDWLDPTLTDPDEVRAMLDSPGPGRFEAYPVSTAVNATRNNGPHLLERLPDDLLEGVVNPATGEVLG; encoded by the coding sequence ATGTGCGGAAGGTACGCAGCCACAGCCGACCCTGATGAGCTGATCGAGGCGTTCGAGGTCGAGGTCGATGCCACGGCCGAGACCTCGCGCAGCGTCCTGGTCAACCCGCAGAGCCCGCCGGCCGGGACGCCGGACTACAACATGGCGCCGTCCAAGATGGCGCCGGTCGCGCTCACGCGAGTGCCGCGCGCAGCGGCGGGTGAGCAGACGGCCGAGACCGACCCGGTCCGGCAGCTGCGGTTGCTGACGTGGGGGCTGGTGCCGGCATGGGCCAAGGACCCCAAGGTGGGTCTGCGCATGATCAATGCCCGGGCCGAGTCCCTGCTGGAGAAGCCCGCCTTCGCCAAAGCGGCCGCGGCTCGCCGCTGCCTGGTGCCCGCGGAGGGGTGGTTCGAGTGGCAGGCCTCCCCCGTGGCACGGGACGCCAAGGGCAAGCCGCGCAAGCAACCGTTCTTCATGCACCGGGGCGACGGCGACCAGCTGGGCCTGGCGGGTCTTTATGAGTTCTGGCGTGACAAGAGCGCCGCCGACGACGACCCGGCGGCCTGGGTGGTCAGCTTCACGATCATCACGACAGCTGCTGAGGAGGGGCTCGACCGCGTCCACGACCGGCAGCCGCTCGTCCTCGAGCGGTCCCTGTGGCAGGACTGGCTCGACCCGACCCTGACCGATCCCGACGAGGTGCGGGCCATGCTGGACTCGCCCGGACCGGGGCGGTTCGAGGCCTATCCGGTGAGCACCGCGGTCAACGCCACGCGCAACAACGGTCCGCACCTGCTGGAGCGACTGCCCGACGACCTCCTCGAGGGCGTGGTCAACCCGGCGACCGGTGAGGTGCTTGGGTGA